Proteins encoded in a region of the Leptolyngbya sp. 'hensonii' genome:
- a CDS encoding YdiU family protein, whose product MVFPVSTQTDTTNPFFQLNYEPVLENLGADYYDRVTAAEFPQHLLRFRNDDLLPELGLSPSEVSDTHFIDAFGRFQGNQPCLALRYHGYQFGEYNPYLGDGRGFLYGQVRGRNGELYDFGTKGSGTTPYSRGGDGRLTLKGGVREVLAAEALHRMGVRTSRCLSLIETGQALWRGDEPSPTRSSVMIRFSRSHLRFGTFERLHYLNRADLMRPLLNHVIEQYYPHLQTNPDRYPLFYAELVQRTAELVAQWMAAGFCHAVLNTDNMSITGESFDYGPYAFMNQFNPQFTAAYFDYFGRYSYGNQPSICYWNLEMLQMALSTVIAPADMERGLAQFHDHYQAAYHQQILYKLGFDRLPPGQAKPLLTLTLKFLNDTQASYPTFFSELTQQFSPAWREDPNSMPSRAVCVNTPEQIEFLEQWRKQYRQALLSLPPEEMPQVADRLKRYNPSLVLLRPEIEAVWEAIAQEDNWQPFYDLLQKIRQ is encoded by the coding sequence ATGGTTTTCCCTGTTTCTACCCAAACTGATACCACCAATCCTTTTTTTCAGCTCAATTACGAACCGGTTCTGGAAAATCTGGGGGCCGATTACTACGATCGGGTCACTGCTGCCGAATTTCCCCAGCACCTGCTACGATTTCGCAACGATGATCTGCTCCCAGAACTGGGGTTAAGTCCGTCAGAGGTTTCGGATACCCATTTCATTGATGCCTTTGGGCGATTTCAGGGTAATCAGCCCTGTCTGGCCTTGCGTTATCACGGATATCAGTTTGGTGAATATAATCCCTACCTGGGGGATGGCCGGGGGTTTCTCTACGGTCAGGTTCGGGGCAGGAATGGGGAATTGTATGATTTTGGGACCAAAGGTTCTGGGACCACTCCTTACTCCAGGGGTGGAGATGGTCGCCTCACCCTCAAAGGGGGGGTGCGGGAGGTGTTGGCGGCAGAGGCGTTGCACCGGATGGGGGTTCGCACTTCTCGCTGTCTCAGTCTGATCGAAACGGGTCAGGCCCTTTGGCGAGGCGATGAACCCTCCCCCACCCGATCGTCCGTGATGATTCGTTTCAGCCGCTCCCACCTCCGCTTCGGTACTTTTGAGCGTCTCCACTATCTGAATCGAGCCGACCTGATGCGGCCCCTCTTGAATCATGTGATTGAACAGTATTATCCCCATCTCCAAACCAATCCCGATCGGTACCCACTGTTTTATGCAGAACTGGTGCAGCGGACAGCAGAACTGGTAGCTCAGTGGATGGCGGCTGGTTTCTGTCATGCCGTTTTGAATACGGATAACATGTCCATCACTGGGGAAAGCTTTGACTATGGTCCCTATGCCTTCATGAATCAGTTCAATCCCCAATTCACAGCCGCTTACTTCGATTACTTTGGTCGCTACAGTTATGGAAACCAACCGTCAATCTGTTACTGGAACCTGGAAATGTTGCAGATGGCCCTGTCTACTGTGATTGCCCCTGCGGATATGGAAAGGGGTCTGGCTCAGTTTCATGACCATTATCAGGCTGCATATCATCAGCAGATACTGTATAAATTAGGCTTCGATCGTCTGCCCCCAGGCCAGGCCAAGCCCCTGTTAACCCTGACCCTGAAATTTCTGAATGACACCCAGGCCAGTTATCCCACTTTCTTTTCGGAGCTGACCCAGCAGTTTTCTCCCGCCTGGCGAGAAGATCCCAACAGCATGCCCAGCCGTGCTGTTTGCGTCAATACCCCGGAGCAAATTGAATTTCTGGAGCAATGGCGCAAGCAGTATCGTCAGGCATTGCTGAGCCTGCCCCCAGAAGAGATGCCCCAGGTGGCCGATCGGCTGAAACGCTACAATCCATCTCTGGTGCTTCTGCGACCGGAGATTGAAGCAGTCTGGGAGGCAATCGCCCAGGAAGACAACTGGCAGCCCTTCTACGATCTCCTGCAGAAAATCCGCCAGTAG
- a CDS encoding class I SAM-dependent methyltransferase: MGFYSELLFPRLMDWVMAGSGLGKYRQMLLAEVGGEVLEIGFGTGLNLPYYSDQVQRIVTIDPNPGMKALAQKRIQATAIPVESQIRSGENLPLADNRFDCVVSTWTLCSIPNVEQALQEIQRVLKPEGQFFFIEHGLSQDPALQVWQNRLTPLQKVIGDGCHLNRNIRRLVESHLELVCLEEFYADNLPKVSGYMYMGVARKTP, encoded by the coding sequence ATGGGGTTTTACTCAGAGCTATTGTTTCCCCGGTTAATGGATTGGGTCATGGCCGGTTCCGGTTTAGGGAAATATCGTCAGATGTTGTTGGCAGAGGTGGGGGGAGAGGTGCTGGAAATCGGCTTTGGGACGGGCTTAAATCTGCCCTATTATTCCGATCAAGTCCAGCGGATTGTGACGATCGACCCCAACCCTGGGATGAAGGCTCTGGCCCAGAAGCGAATCCAGGCAACTGCCATTCCGGTTGAGAGTCAGATACGGAGTGGGGAGAATTTACCCCTGGCGGACAATCGCTTTGATTGCGTCGTCAGCACCTGGACCCTCTGCAGTATTCCCAACGTAGAGCAGGCCCTGCAGGAAATCCAGCGGGTGCTCAAACCGGAGGGACAGTTTTTTTTCATTGAGCATGGTCTCAGCCAGGATCCAGCGCTACAGGTGTGGCAGAATCGCCTGACCCCCCTCCAGAAAGTTATAGGAGACGGCTGCCACCTGAATCGCAACATTCGCAGGCTGGTGGAAAGCCATTTGGAACTGGTCTGCCTGGAAGAGTTTTACGCCGACAATCTGCCTAAAGTCTCAGGCTATATGTACATGGGAGTGGCCAGGAAAACACCCTGA
- a CDS encoding VOC family protein yields the protein MALQLTAALVTLATPEVECLVHFYSQLFHQQPIHYQPDRYAEFNLPGLRLGIFKPRQDHEAEFQHRVQTGVSLCLEVADLDAAIVHLTALGFPPTSEIMTAPHGREIYGTDPIGTRLILHQPVAPPRSQPPEAHRQPQEPLGEWPPKPVQHP from the coding sequence ATGGCGCTGCAATTGACCGCTGCCCTGGTTACGCTGGCAACGCCTGAGGTGGAGTGCCTGGTTCACTTCTACAGCCAGCTTTTCCATCAGCAACCAATACACTACCAGCCCGATCGCTATGCTGAATTTAACCTGCCAGGGTTACGCTTAGGCATCTTTAAGCCCAGGCAGGACCATGAGGCTGAGTTTCAGCATCGGGTTCAGACTGGAGTCAGTCTTTGTCTGGAAGTTGCTGACCTGGACGCTGCGATCGTCCATCTCACTGCTCTGGGGTTTCCGCCTACCTCGGAGATTATGACGGCTCCCCATGGTCGCGAGATCTATGGAACTGACCCTATCGGCACGCGCTTGATTTTGCACCAGCCAGTTGCTCCGCCCAGAAGCCAACCACCAGAGGCCCATCGTCAGCCGCAAGAACCCTTGGGTGAATGGCCCCCTAAACCTGTTCAGCATCCATGA
- a CDS encoding MgPME-cyclase complex family protein, with the protein MQTYYYVLASQHFLLEEEPLDEVLRERVRNYQEQEKEIDFWLIKQPAFLEAPEMAETKARCPQPAAAIVSTNPQFITWLQLRLEYVLTGEFQAPSSTISDPLASLAPAL; encoded by the coding sequence ATGCAGACTTACTACTATGTATTGGCCAGCCAGCATTTTTTGCTGGAGGAAGAGCCCCTGGATGAGGTGCTCCGGGAACGGGTTCGCAATTATCAGGAACAAGAGAAGGAAATCGACTTCTGGTTGATTAAGCAGCCTGCGTTCCTGGAAGCCCCTGAGATGGCTGAGACCAAGGCTCGCTGCCCCCAGCCCGCCGCAGCGATCGTCTCCACCAATCCCCAGTTCATCACCTGGTTGCAGCTTCGATTAGAGTACGTCCTGACAGGAGAATTTCAGGCTCCCTCATCCACAATCTCAGATCCCCTAGCTTCCCTGGCTCCAGCACTTTGA
- a CDS encoding pyridoxine 5'-phosphate synthase: MALPTLGVNIDHIATVRQARRTVEPDPVAAAVLAELGGADGITVHLREDRRHIQERDVRLLRQTVRTHLNLEMAATKEMVAIALDLKPDYITLVPERREEVTTEGGLDVAGQEAHLTQVVAQLQEAGIPVSLFIDADSQQIAAAAATQAKFIELHTGRYAEATDEATRNRELAVLAAGCAAAIGVGLRVNAGHGLTYWNVYPVACLEGMEELNIGHTIVSRAVLVGMERAVREMKQAIAGPMLCAGIMRYK, encoded by the coding sequence ATGGCCTTGCCCACCCTTGGTGTAAATATTGATCATATTGCTACAGTTCGGCAGGCTCGGCGTACAGTTGAACCCGATCCGGTAGCCGCTGCTGTTCTGGCAGAGTTGGGCGGGGCCGATGGGATTACCGTCCACCTGCGGGAAGATCGACGGCATATTCAGGAACGGGATGTCCGTCTCTTGAGGCAAACTGTTCGCACCCATTTGAACCTAGAGATGGCCGCCACCAAGGAAATGGTTGCGATCGCCTTGGATCTCAAACCAGATTATATTACCCTGGTCCCAGAGCGGCGAGAGGAAGTCACCACCGAAGGGGGGCTGGATGTGGCGGGTCAGGAAGCACACCTGACTCAAGTCGTTGCCCAACTTCAGGAAGCAGGGATTCCTGTCAGTCTGTTCATTGATGCTGATTCCCAACAAATTGCTGCTGCTGCTGCGACTCAGGCAAAGTTCATCGAGCTGCATACTGGCCGGTACGCTGAGGCTACGGATGAGGCCACTCGCAATCGAGAGCTGGCTGTGTTGGCGGCGGGATGTGCGGCGGCGATCGGAGTAGGATTGCGGGTGAATGCTGGTCATGGGTTGACCTACTGGAATGTGTATCCAGTAGCCTGTCTGGAGGGTATGGAAGAACTCAATATTGGTCACACGATCGTCAGTCGAGCGGTGCTGGTGGGAATGGAGCGGGCGGTTCGGGAGATGAAGCAGGCGATCGCTGGACCCATGCTTTGTGCAGGTATTATGCGGTATAAATAA